The Carassius carassius chromosome 31, fCarCar2.1, whole genome shotgun sequence genome includes a region encoding these proteins:
- the LOC132112130 gene encoding glutaminyl-peptide cyclotransferase-like produces the protein MVERRWTTSLLALIGILATLTSCDTVPWQEEKLKHEATTLSSSELSSVVSRTDLDRMWQKDLKPMLVVRYPGSSGSQNVQQHIKSTLNSMIAGWQVTEDAFYAHTPYGQFPFTNIIATLNPAAKRQLVVACHFDSKYYPPQWDGREFLGATDSAVPCSMILELARAQDDELKTLKDSGSDLSLQLFFFDGEEALYQWTSEDSLYGSRHLAHKMATTAHPPQASNTSQLDGIDLFVLLDLIGGPNPRFGNQFSSTTRWLSRLQNIERRLHALGHLKNHPNEVQYFWPGLHVGLILDDHIPFLNQGVRILHLISTPFPAVWHTFDDNEENLDRISINNLNKILQVFVLEYLNKKSLNPMAEGS, from the exons ATGGTCGAACGACGCTGGACCACGAGTCTGCTGGCTTTGATTGGCATCCTCGCGACACTGACGAGCTGCGACACTGTCCCGTGGCAGGAGGAAAAG ctGAAACATGAAGCAACCACACTGAGCTCCAGTGAACTAAGTAGTGTGGTATCTCGTACTGATCTAGACCGGATGTGGCAGAAGGACCTGAAGCCCATGCTTGTTGTGCGCTATCCTGGTTCAAGTGGCAGCCAAAACGTTCagcag CATATTAAATCAACCCTCAACTCAATGATCGCGGGTTGGCAAGTGACGGAGGATGCCTTCTATGCTCATACGCCTTATGGCCAGTTTCCTTTTACCAACATAATTGCAACTCTCAACCCTGCGGCCAAACGTCAGTTGGTTGTGGCCTGCCACTTTGACTCCAAATACTACCCTCCACAGTGGGACGGCCGTGAGTTTCTTGGAGCAACGGATTCTGCTGTTCCCTGCTCTATGATTCTGGAGCTGGCAAGAGCCCAAGATGATGAACTAAAGACCTTGAAG GACTCTGGGTCAGATCTGTCTCTGCAGCTCTTTTTCTTTGATGGAGAGGAGGCTCTTTACCAGTGGACCTCTGAAGACTCTCTGTACGGCTCCCGTCATTTAGCGCACAAAATGGCGACAACAGCACATCCACCGCAAGCCTCCAACACCAGCCAGCTTGACGGAATT gatttgtttgttttactggaCTTGATTGGCGGTCCAAATCCTCGATTCGGTAATCAGTTCTCCAGTACGACCCGATGGCTTTCCAGACTACAAAATATTG AGCGCCGGCTGCATGCGCTCGGCCACCTTAAGAATCACCCCAATGAGGTTCAATACTTCTGGCCTGGCCTGCATGTGGGTCTAATTCTGGATGATCACATACCTTTCCTCAACCAAG GGGTCCGGATTCTCCATCTCATTTCGACTCCTTTTCCTGCAGTGTGGCACACCTTTGACGACAACGAGGAGAACCTGGATCGAATCTCCATTAACAATCTCAACAAGATCCTGCAGGTCTTTGTTCTTGAATACCTCAACAAGAAAAGTCTGAACCCTATGGCTGAAGGCTCCTAA